A stretch of DNA from Melioribacteraceae bacterium 4301-Me:
ATTATGCCATAAATGAGCCAAAGCATTTGTGTATTCTGTGGTAAACCACTTTCAGGTCTTGGGATATACTTTTCGACAAAATACCCCGAATAAAGACCAGTTATTACTTTTGTTAAAAACCATGGTAATTGTCCAATTCCCATATATGCTCCCGTTTTACCTTCGGGAGCTATTTCGGCAATCCATTGCAAAAATCTCGGTTGCCACATTGCTTCGCCTATTGCAGCAATCAATACATACGATAAAAATAAATAAATGTTAGGTCCAATTGCTAATAAAAAAGTCGGCAGTGCCATAACGAAAGTTCCAAGAACCATCATTCTATAAACATTGGCCTTAGATGTTAAACCAGCCACTAATGGAGCTAAAACAAAAATTAAAACGGGATTAATATTAGAAAAAAACTCGAAATATTTGCTTACTGCAGTACCTACAAAGGCTCTATCAGTATAATATGGAATTGTTAACCAATTATGAGCAAAAAGTGTCTGAACAGGAATTAAAATAAATATAAAAAAAACAAACCTTTTATCTCTAAAAGGATGTTCAGGCCGTTGTCTAAGAAACTCCCACACTGAAATTATAAAACTAACACAGGCAAGTAACAAAAATATAGTGGGAATTATTTCACTTTCCGTGTTAATTATTTTGTTTAATGTTAATATATATATTATGAAAAATAAAACAGTAGCGAATGAATAAATAAATAATGCTGTATTGTTGATATTTCTTTTAGCTTCGTTTTTGGTTCCTTTATTGCTTTTAGAGTCGGAAGCTTCGACTGACATTTGGTAAGCATCTTTATCTGACTTTTTTGTGATTAAAATTACAGTAAACAATAATGAAATTAATGTTAAGACCACATAAACCCAAAGGACAGCTGCCAGGCCATTTGGAGGAAAATTTTTTTCGTTATGATGCCTTACAAGTGGAGAAACAAAACCAGAAAAGAAAGCACCCAAGTTCATCAATCCATATATAGCACCGTACGCCATAGGAGCAGTTTTAGGTGTAGTGTATCTTTTAACTCCAGCATAAGCTGCCGGCTGATATAATCCATAACCTACGACCATAAAAAACAGTCCTATTATTAGGACAAAAAACATTGGACTAAGGAAACCGCTTGAAAAATGTAAAGTATCTGAACCTGCGAGGAATATCCTGCCTATTAACATAACAGCAAAAGCTAAGATTAATGAGCGCCGAACTCCTATTTTATCAGAATAACCACCTAAAATAACCATAGCAAGTGTGATACCCCCAGTAACAAAACTATAGACCCAACCTGCCTGAATATCAGTAAGCTTAACGTTTTCTGAACAAAACTTACCTAAAACTGTAAGAATACCGAAGTAAACTAATCCCTCAATTACATAAGGCAAGTTTATACCCCATAAAGCCTTAGGAGCTTTCACAAATGCTAAAAAAGTTTCTTCTAATTCTTTAAAAGACTCTTTTACTATTTGACTTATACTCTTCTTTTCACTTTCGTTGTTAAATTTTTCAGCAGCTGAAGAATCCATATTTTTTCCCTTTTATTTTATGATAATGTAAAAGTATTTAACAATTTCATCTGAAAAGCAGCAACAAACAACATAAAAAATAATGTTATACTATATTCACTTCTGGTAATAATTCTACATCAAACCTTTTTTTGACAGAAAGAGCTACTTTATCGGCTAAATCTAATATCTCAGCAGGTGTTGCGTTGCCAAAATTAACAATAATCAAAGGTTGTTTTTCATAGCAACCAACATTACCAATTCTTTTACCTTTCCAGCCACATTTTTCTATTAACCAAGCAGCAGGTAGCTTATAATAATTGTCCTTAAACTTGTAAAATGGCAAATCCGAAAAGTCTTTTTTAATAAATTCCACTTGACTATAGGTAACGATTGGATTTTTAAAAAAACTTCCAGCATTACCCAGAACGTTTGGATCTGGCAATTTGTTTTTTCTAATCGAGATTACCTTTTCTCTAACAGTTTGTAAAGTAATGTCATGCTTATTAATATTTTTAACACTTTCCTTTAAGGGGGGATAATCGAGGGAAAATTTTTTCAACTTGCTCAATCTTAGTGTAACGGAGGTAATTATAAACTTATCTTTATATTCATTCTTAAAGATGCTATCCCTATAATCAAACTTGCATTCACTCGTAGTTAAAGTACGAACTTGTTTTCTTAGAAGATCAATTCCCCTTAACGAATAAAATACATCTTTTAATTCTACACCATAAGCACCAATGTTTTGAACAGGTGCAGCGCCAACACAGCCGGGTATAAGCGATAAATTTTCTACACCATAATATTTCATACTGGTGCAGTATTTTACAAAATCATCCCATATCTCGCCAGCGCTTATTTCAATAAGAATCGATTCTCCATTTTCTTCTAATATTTTTTTGCCCTTTAAATTATTTTTAACTATCAAACCGTCATAATCTTTAGTAAACAAAATATTGCTTCCGCCGCCAATAACATATTTTGCAAGACCACTATAGTTAGAATCACAAAATAATTCGAATAAAGTTTCTTCGTCGTTGATTTCACAAAATAGTTTAGCTTTTACGTCAACCTTAAATGTGTTTAAATCTTTTAATGAGTAATTTTCTTTTAATATCATGTTATTTTATTCCAATATAAAATTCGAGGTTCGTTTTTTCCAATTTACTTCTGTTATAGTTTGTCCATCAGATTCAAAAACAACCGCACCGTTTAAGTCAGTCCTAAAAACTTTAATTTTATTACTTATCAATCGATTAATCACCTCTCTACTTGGATGGTTAAATTTATTTTTTATGCCCACACTAATTAGTGCATATTTGGGAATAACTGTTTTAAGAAAATAATCTCCAGTGCTAGTTTTACTTCCATGGTGCCCTACCTTTAGTAAATCTGACTTAAGAAAATCTCTATACCTATTTATATAATAATCTTCAACCTTTAGGCCCGCATCACCAGTAAACAAAAAAGAATTATTCCCATAAGCTATTTTCAAGAAGCCGCTTCTATCATTCTCGCTAAAATATTTATTAGTGTAAAAATCGTTAAGAATATAAATTCTTGTATTTCCTACTCTCAAAATAGATTTTTCATAATATCTTACCGGTAAATTTAACTGGTGCAAGTATTTCTCAAGTTGAACATCTTTGCTTAAGGAACTATCCAATAATGGCTTATACACCTTTTTAACAATTCCAGTATTGAATAAACTTAAAAATCCAGCATAATGATCAGCATCAACGTGACTAATAAATGCATAATTAATAGTATCTATGTCAAGATATTTTATTAGAGGATAAATTGTTCGCATACCGTTATCATAACTTGATGTAGAATTACCAGCATCAATTAAGGCTGAAGTACCATTTGGAAATTTTATCAGAAACGAATCCCCTTGTCCTACATCAATAGCTACTATTGTTAATTTATTCTTAGCTAAGAAACTGTTATCGTCTAATGTACTAAACGCTGCGTAGTTAACAATTACAAGAAAACATAAAATTATTTTCGACTTAAGACTACTAAACTTTTTAAAAAATATCACAAGAAAAAGCAAAGAAATGAAGTAAAAAAACAAATCTAAGTTTGAGAAGTGATTTAAGTATAAATGCGAGTATTTTATACTGCCAGTTTTATTTATTATCCAAAATAAAAAACT
This window harbors:
- a CDS encoding MFS transporter, which encodes MDSSAAEKFNNESEKKSISQIVKESFKELEETFLAFVKAPKALWGINLPYVIEGLVYFGILTVLGKFCSENVKLTDIQAGWVYSFVTGGITLAMVILGGYSDKIGVRRSLILAFAVMLIGRIFLAGSDTLHFSSGFLSPMFFVLIIGLFFMVVGYGLYQPAAYAGVKRYTTPKTAPMAYGAIYGLMNLGAFFSGFVSPLVRHHNEKNFPPNGLAAVLWVYVVLTLISLLFTVILITKKSDKDAYQMSVEASDSKSNKGTKNEAKRNINNTALFIYSFATVLFFIIYILTLNKIINTESEIIPTIFLLLACVSFIISVWEFLRQRPEHPFRDKRFVFFIFILIPVQTLFAHNWLTIPYYTDRAFVGTAVSKYFEFFSNINPVLIFVLAPLVAGLTSKANVYRMMVLGTFVMALPTFLLAIGPNIYLFLSYVLIAAIGEAMWQPRFLQWIAEIAPEGKTGAYMGIGQLPWFLTKVITGLYSGYFVEKYIPRPESGLPQNTQMLWLIYGIIAIVSPVALLLAKNWMIKGFKTRNE
- the murB gene encoding UDP-N-acetylmuramate dehydrogenase, translating into MILKENYSLKDLNTFKVDVKAKLFCEINDEETLFELFCDSNYSGLAKYVIGGGSNILFTKDYDGLIVKNNLKGKKILEENGESILIEISAGEIWDDFVKYCTSMKYYGVENLSLIPGCVGAAPVQNIGAYGVELKDVFYSLRGIDLLRKQVRTLTTSECKFDYRDSIFKNEYKDKFIITSVTLRLSKLKKFSLDYPPLKESVKNINKHDITLQTVREKVISIRKNKLPDPNVLGNAGSFFKNPIVTYSQVEFIKKDFSDLPFYKFKDNYYKLPAAWLIEKCGWKGKRIGNVGCYEKQPLIIVNFGNATPAEILDLADKVALSVKKRFDVELLPEVNIV